The proteins below are encoded in one region of Phaseolus vulgaris cultivar G19833 chromosome 1, P. vulgaris v2.0, whole genome shotgun sequence:
- the LOC137816728 gene encoding PHD finger protein ALFIN-LIKE 4-like, whose translation MDAGYNPRTVEEVFRDFKGRRAALIKALTTDVEEFYQQCDPEKENLCLYGFPSEQWEVNLPAEEVPPELPEPALGINFARDGMQDKDWLSLVAVHSDAWLLAVAFYFGARFGFDKADRKRLFNMINDLPTIFEVVTGMSKKQGKEKSSVSNHSSNKSKSNSKRGSESKNTKAMQSKDEDDEGVALEAEDEEEHEETFCGACGESYTADEFWICCDICEKWFHGKCVKITPARAEHIKQYKCPSCSNKRARP comes from the exons ATGGACGCAGGTTACAATCCTCGTACGGTTGAAGAGGTCTTTAGGGATTTCAAAGGTCGCAGAGCTGCGCTGATTAAAGCTCTCACCACTG ATGTTGAAGAGTTCTACCAGCAGTGTGATCCCG AGAAGGAAAATCTTTGCCTTTATGGATTTCCTAGTGAGCAGTGGGAAGTCAATCTGCCAGCTGAGGAGGTGCCTCCAGAGCTTCCAGAGCCAGCATTAGGCATTAACTTTGCCAGAGATGGGATGCAAGATAAGGATTGGCTGTCTTTGGTTGCTGTACACAGTGATGCTTGGTTACTTGCTGTGGCTTTTTATTTTGGTGCTAGGTTTGGATTTGACAAGGCTGATAG GAAGCGACTATTTAACATGATTAATGATCTTCCAACTATATTTGAGGTTGTTACTGGGATGTCCAAGAAACAAGGAAAGGAAAAGTCATCAGTTTCAAATCATAGCAGTAACAAATCAAAATCAAACTCTAAG CGAGGTTCTGAATCAAAGAACACAAAAGCAATGCAATCAAAGGACGAGGATGATGAGGGTGTGGCTTTGGAAgctgaagatgaagaggaacaTGAAGAGACTTTCTGTGGGGCATGTGGAGAGAGCTATACTGCTGATGAGTTCTGGATTTGCTGTGACATCTGTGAGAAATGGTTCCATGGCAAGTGTGTGAAGATTACCCCTGCAAGAGCTGAGCACATCAAGCAGTACAAATGTCCATCCTGCAGCAACAAGAGAGCTAGACCTTGA